One Cellulomonas soli DNA window includes the following coding sequences:
- a CDS encoding SRPBCC family protein encodes MTSHTTERDVGGDHLHLVHVLDATRPRVFRHLVEPDLVARWVGPHSARVPVEQVVLEPFPGGRWEFVAVDVATSTAYPVSARVAEIDPPRLLVCHELDADTDDPVQSALNLRIELFEDGDARTRIEVRQGPFLSGTTMAEDSAEVWVQSLEKLDALLEQTA; translated from the coding sequence ATGACCTCGCACACGACCGAGCGCGATGTCGGCGGGGACCATCTGCACCTCGTGCACGTCCTGGACGCGACGCGGCCGCGGGTCTTCCGCCACCTGGTCGAGCCGGACCTGGTCGCCCGCTGGGTCGGCCCGCACTCGGCGCGCGTGCCGGTCGAGCAGGTCGTGCTCGAACCGTTCCCGGGCGGCCGCTGGGAGTTCGTGGCGGTCGACGTGGCCACCTCGACCGCGTACCCCGTCTCCGCACGTGTCGCCGAGATCGACCCCCCACGGCTGCTGGTCTGCCACGAGCTCGACGCGGACACCGACGACCCGGTGCAGAGCGCCCTGAACCTGCGCATCGAGCTGTTCGAGGACGGCGACGCGCGGACCCGGATCGAGGTCCGGCAGGGCCCGTTCCTCAGCGGCACCACGATGGCCGAGGACAGCGCGGAGGTGTGGGTGCAGTCGCTCGAGAAGCTCGACGCCCTCCTGGAGCAGACGGCCTGA
- a CDS encoding aldose 1-epimerase family protein, translating into MNTPFPTGTQHTLVHGTHRAVVAEVGASIRTYSVDGRDVVLPFEETALAPAFSGAVLAPWPNRLRDGLYRYEGTTYEVPLTEHDRQTALHGLVAYARFTPPTDAPPTASTVTLEHDLVPTPGYPWALRVRVTYTLSDAGLRVHVAATNLSQATAPYGVGFHPWLSPGAASVDECTLRVDALRHVTVDERLLPTGTEPVAGPFDLRAPTLLQGIALDDAWVDVTRDEDGLSWIQLAAPDGRTAALWSDASMDTWQVCTGDGIPRIERRGVAAEPMSCIADAFRTGDRLVDLAPATTHEVTWGLTLL; encoded by the coding sequence GTGAACACCCCCTTCCCTACCGGCACCCAGCACACGCTCGTGCACGGCACGCACCGCGCGGTCGTGGCCGAGGTCGGCGCCAGCATCCGCACGTACTCCGTCGACGGCCGTGACGTCGTCCTGCCGTTCGAGGAGACCGCCCTGGCCCCGGCGTTCTCGGGCGCCGTCCTGGCGCCGTGGCCGAACCGGTTGCGCGACGGCCTCTACCGCTACGAGGGCACCACCTACGAGGTGCCGCTCACCGAGCACGACCGGCAGACCGCGCTGCACGGCCTGGTGGCGTACGCGCGGTTCACACCGCCGACGGACGCGCCGCCGACCGCCTCGACCGTGACTCTCGAGCACGACCTCGTGCCGACCCCGGGGTATCCCTGGGCCCTGCGCGTGCGGGTCACCTACACGCTGTCGGACGCCGGCCTGCGCGTGCACGTCGCGGCGACCAACCTCTCGCAGGCGACCGCGCCCTACGGCGTCGGTTTCCACCCGTGGCTCTCGCCGGGGGCGGCGAGCGTCGACGAGTGCACGCTGCGCGTCGACGCGCTGCGGCACGTCACGGTCGACGAGCGGCTCCTGCCGACCGGCACGGAGCCCGTCGCGGGCCCGTTCGACCTGCGCGCACCCACCCTGCTGCAGGGCATCGCCCTGGACGACGCGTGGGTCGACGTGACGCGCGACGAGGACGGGCTGTCCTGGATCCAGCTGGCCGCGCCGGACGGTCGGACGGCCGCGCTGTGGTCGGACGCGTCGATGGACACCTGGCAGGTCTGCACCGGCGACGGCATCCCGCGCATCGAGCGCCGGGGCGTGGCGGCCGAGCCGATGTCGTGCATCGCCGACGCGTTCCGGACGGGTGACCGTCTCGTGGACCTCGCACCGGCGACGACGCACGAGGTGACCTGGGGCCTGACCCTGCTCTGA
- a CDS encoding M15 family metallopeptidase, translated as MPVQQHDVQPAAPTRRSRREAERRAQPEQATAAPTPVAPAAQFAASAAPFAGSAQAQRTARVPSYARPTVDPVRTSGAPGFAGFETPAPVAVHEQASVTAATPPAAAMPPAAPYAGAHPLAAPDRHDPVAEIAADEPARRTGRAHQPSSRAVKAGAASVRAEVSAAARSREKRRKGVARLGVLGALVGVTVVVPVTHSDILGGQAYGSDALADATLPTTLNALTATGLSSLPPASLVSADGGERTDTTASRAELREALPGCDGSQRAAGSNGQLAAADLCTLWDGQTKMRADAAVSLAEFNEAFVARFGADMCLSSGYRTLAEQRAVKAAKGSLAAAPGKSNHGWGLAVDLCGSETTGAKWTWLNENAAIYGWENPDWAKPGGSGPYERWHWEYTKGVQEDGEYYG; from the coding sequence GTGCCGGTGCAGCAGCACGACGTGCAGCCCGCGGCCCCGACCCGCCGCAGCCGCCGTGAGGCGGAGCGGCGCGCACAGCCCGAGCAGGCCACGGCGGCACCGACGCCCGTCGCCCCGGCTGCACAGTTCGCTGCATCGGCGGCACCCTTCGCCGGGTCGGCCCAGGCCCAGCGGACCGCGCGGGTGCCGTCCTACGCCCGCCCCACGGTCGACCCGGTCAGGACCTCCGGTGCGCCCGGCTTCGCGGGCTTCGAGACCCCGGCACCCGTGGCCGTGCACGAGCAGGCGTCCGTCACCGCTGCGACGCCTCCCGCCGCCGCGATGCCCCCCGCCGCGCCGTACGCCGGCGCTCACCCCCTCGCCGCGCCCGACCGGCACGACCCGGTCGCCGAGATCGCCGCTGACGAGCCCGCGCGCCGCACCGGTCGTGCGCACCAGCCGTCCTCCCGCGCGGTCAAGGCCGGCGCAGCCTCGGTGCGCGCCGAGGTCAGTGCCGCTGCCCGCTCGCGCGAGAAGCGCCGCAAGGGCGTGGCCCGACTCGGTGTCCTCGGTGCCCTCGTCGGCGTCACGGTGGTCGTGCCGGTCACCCACTCCGACATCCTCGGCGGCCAGGCCTACGGTTCCGACGCCCTCGCCGACGCGACCCTGCCCACCACGCTCAACGCCCTGACGGCCACGGGCCTGTCCTCGTTGCCGCCCGCCTCGCTCGTGTCGGCCGACGGCGGGGAGCGCACCGACACCACCGCCAGCCGCGCCGAGCTGCGAGAGGCGCTGCCGGGCTGCGACGGCTCGCAGCGCGCCGCCGGGTCGAACGGTCAGCTGGCCGCCGCCGACCTGTGCACGCTGTGGGACGGCCAGACCAAGATGCGCGCCGACGCGGCCGTCTCGCTCGCCGAGTTCAACGAGGCCTTCGTCGCCCGGTTCGGCGCCGACATGTGCCTGTCCTCCGGCTACCGGACCCTCGCCGAGCAGCGTGCGGTCAAGGCGGCCAAGGGCAGCCTCGCCGCGGCGCCCGGCAAGAGCAACCACGGGTGGGGTCTCGCGGTCGACCTCTGCGGCAGCGAGACGACCGGCGCGAAGTGGACGTGGCTCAACGAGAACGCGGCCATCTACGGGTGGGAGAACCCGGACTGGGCCAAGCCCGGCGGCAGCGGCCCCTACGAACGCTGGCACTGGGAGTACACCAAGGGCGTCCAGGAGGACGGCGAGTACTACGGCTGA
- a CDS encoding hemolysin family protein — protein MNATAALLLAVVLLAANAFFVGAEFAIISARRSSIEPLAAAGDRRARTVLWAMEHVSLMLAAAQLGVTVCSTSLGVVAEPAIAHLISDPLHALGVSEDLAHPIAFVVALAVVVYLHVVLGEMVPKNLAVAGPDRAVLLFGPPLVWVARAVRPVISGLNWIANHALRAAGVEPKDEVSSAFTAQEVHSIVERSQAEGLLEDRQGLLTGAIEFSDRTAADVMVAVGDLVPAPAGVTPAELERLVARTGYSRFPVRDDGVFSGYLHLKDVLYADDESRDQPVPVWRVRSLAVVAPQDEVEDALAAMQRSGSHLARVDVDGETVGVVFLEDILEELVGEVRDAMQRDQLR, from the coding sequence GTGAACGCGACGGCTGCTCTCCTGCTGGCGGTCGTCCTGCTGGCCGCGAACGCGTTCTTCGTCGGTGCGGAGTTCGCGATCATCTCGGCCCGCAGGTCCTCGATCGAGCCGTTGGCGGCTGCCGGTGACCGGCGTGCCCGCACGGTGCTGTGGGCGATGGAGCACGTCTCGCTCATGCTCGCGGCCGCGCAGCTGGGTGTGACCGTGTGCTCGACGAGCCTGGGTGTCGTCGCCGAGCCGGCGATCGCGCACCTCATCTCCGACCCGTTGCACGCGCTGGGCGTCAGCGAGGACCTCGCGCACCCGATCGCGTTCGTCGTCGCGCTCGCGGTCGTGGTGTACCTGCACGTGGTGCTCGGCGAGATGGTGCCGAAGAACCTCGCCGTCGCCGGCCCCGACCGTGCGGTCCTGCTGTTCGGCCCGCCGTTGGTGTGGGTCGCGCGCGCCGTCCGGCCGGTCATCTCGGGCCTGAACTGGATCGCCAACCACGCGTTGCGCGCTGCGGGGGTGGAGCCGAAGGACGAGGTGTCCTCGGCGTTCACCGCGCAGGAGGTGCACTCGATCGTCGAGCGGTCGCAGGCGGAGGGTCTGCTCGAGGACCGTCAGGGCCTGCTGACCGGTGCGATCGAGTTCTCGGACCGCACCGCGGCCGACGTGATGGTGGCGGTCGGGGACCTGGTGCCCGCGCCGGCGGGCGTCACGCCGGCCGAGCTGGAGCGCCTGGTCGCGCGGACCGGGTACAGCCGGTTCCCGGTGCGCGACGACGGGGTCTTCAGCGGCTACCTGCACCTGAAGGACGTCCTCTACGCCGACGACGAGTCGCGGGACCAGCCGGTGCCGGTGTGGCGCGTGCGTTCGTTGGCGGTCGTCGCCCCGCAGGACGAGGTCGAGGACGCGCTCGCCGCGATGCAGCGGTCCGGGTCGCACCTGGCGCGCGTCGACGTCGACGGGGAGACCGTCGGGGTCGTGTTCCTCGAGGACATCCTCGAGGAGCTCGTCGGTGAGGTGCGCGATGCGATGCAGCGCGACCAGCTGCGGTGA
- a CDS encoding hemolysin family protein — protein MLTEWLLVVLGVVLTAGTAVFVASEFSLVTLDPALVEKHTDPRDKRGQSVLRALRGLSTELSGAQVGITVTTVLLGYTTQPAVSRLLRVPLEESALGRAVGGAVAGLLTVVLVNGFSMIFGELVPKNFALSRPLGTARVVAPIQRGFTAALRPVIGVLNGSANALLRRVGVEPREELSGGRSPQELAALVRRSAEVGTLEASTATLLTNSIEFAELTAVDVMTDRLRLVVVRRDDSAADVMALARTSGHSRFPVIGESSDDIVGLVHLRRAISVPFERRAEVPAAALMVDAPQVPETVRLGPLLVELREQGLQMAVVVDEYGGTSGVVTLEDVVEELVGDVADEHDRRRTRTARRADGSWLLPGILRPDELTEVTGLRVSDDGPYETLGGLVMSELGRVPSVGDEVLVDGVLLHVEQMAGRRVERLRVRAESGDDEPPSVGSDGPDLPGEARPGGGGA, from the coding sequence GTGCTGACCGAATGGCTGCTCGTCGTGCTCGGCGTCGTGCTGACCGCGGGCACGGCCGTCTTCGTCGCGAGCGAGTTCTCCCTCGTCACCCTCGACCCCGCCCTCGTCGAGAAGCACACCGACCCGCGCGACAAGCGAGGGCAGTCGGTGCTCCGGGCGCTGCGCGGGCTGTCCACCGAGCTCTCGGGCGCGCAGGTCGGCATCACCGTCACGACGGTCCTGCTGGGTTACACGACCCAGCCGGCGGTCTCCCGGCTGCTGCGGGTGCCGCTCGAGGAGTCCGCGTTGGGCCGCGCCGTCGGCGGCGCGGTGGCCGGACTGCTGACGGTGGTCCTGGTCAACGGCTTCTCGATGATCTTCGGCGAGCTCGTGCCGAAGAACTTCGCCCTCAGTCGCCCGTTGGGCACCGCGCGCGTGGTGGCGCCGATCCAACGAGGGTTCACCGCGGCGCTGCGGCCCGTGATCGGGGTGCTCAACGGCTCGGCGAACGCCCTGCTGCGCCGCGTCGGGGTCGAGCCGCGCGAGGAGCTCTCGGGTGGTCGTTCGCCGCAGGAGCTGGCCGCGCTGGTGCGGCGCTCCGCCGAGGTCGGCACGCTCGAGGCGTCCACGGCGACGTTGCTGACGAACTCGATCGAGTTCGCCGAGCTCACGGCGGTCGACGTGATGACCGACCGTCTGCGGCTCGTCGTGGTCCGCCGGGACGACTCCGCTGCGGACGTCATGGCGCTGGCGCGCACGAGCGGGCACTCGCGCTTCCCGGTGATCGGCGAGTCCAGCGACGACATCGTCGGTCTGGTGCACCTGCGTCGTGCGATCTCCGTGCCGTTCGAACGCCGGGCCGAGGTCCCCGCCGCTGCTCTCATGGTCGACGCCCCCCAGGTGCCCGAGACGGTGCGCCTGGGTCCGCTGCTCGTGGAGCTGCGCGAGCAGGGGCTGCAGATGGCGGTCGTGGTCGACGAGTACGGCGGCACCTCCGGTGTCGTGACGCTCGAGGACGTCGTCGAGGAGCTGGTCGGTGACGTCGCCGACGAGCACGACCGGCGACGCACCCGGACGGCACGGCGGGCCGACGGCTCGTGGCTGCTGCCGGGCATCCTGCGCCCCGACGAGCTGACCGAGGTCACGGGTCTGCGCGTGAGCGACGACGGCCCTTACGAGACGCTGGGCGGCCTGGTGATGTCCGAGCTCGGGCGGGTGCCGTCGGTGGGCGACGAGGTGCTGGTCGACGGGGTCCTGCTGCACGTGGAGCAGATGGCGGGACGTCGCGTGGAGCGCCTGCGTGTGCGCGCCGAGTCGGGCGACGACGAGCCGCCGTCGGTGGGGTCGGACGGACCCGACCTGCCCGGTGAGGCCCGGCCCGGGGGTGGTGGGGCGTGA
- a CDS encoding response regulator transcription factor codes for MALTSGPTPASSTTVLVVEDEPAIAQALVHRLSSEGWKVHAVGDGLSGVEAAAQLRPDVVVLDVMLPGIDGLEVCRRIQADRPVPVLMLTARDDETDMLVGLGVGADDYMTKPFSMRELVARTKALLRRTERAARAAELAAAEIPDPPLVLGDVAIDRAQRRVVRGEDEVHLTPTEFDLLVALASAPRTVLTRERLLAEVWDWVDASGTRTVDSHVKALRRKLGADLIRTVHGVGYAFEPDDGTQGPDDRSDGQSDDLVDDDGTDEAAGPVG; via the coding sequence ATGGCGCTCACCAGCGGGCCGACGCCGGCCTCCTCCACGACGGTGCTGGTCGTCGAGGACGAACCGGCCATCGCCCAGGCACTCGTGCACCGGCTCTCCTCCGAGGGCTGGAAGGTCCACGCGGTCGGCGACGGTCTCAGCGGTGTCGAGGCGGCAGCCCAGCTGCGGCCCGACGTCGTCGTCCTCGACGTCATGCTCCCCGGCATCGACGGCCTCGAGGTCTGCCGCCGCATCCAGGCGGACCGCCCGGTGCCGGTCCTCATGCTCACCGCACGCGACGACGAGACGGACATGCTGGTCGGGCTGGGCGTCGGCGCCGACGACTACATGACCAAGCCGTTCTCGATGCGCGAGCTGGTGGCCCGGACCAAGGCGCTGCTGCGCCGCACCGAACGTGCGGCGCGGGCGGCCGAGCTGGCGGCGGCCGAGATCCCCGACCCGCCGCTCGTGCTCGGCGACGTGGCGATCGACCGCGCCCAGCGGCGCGTCGTGCGCGGCGAGGACGAGGTCCACCTGACACCGACCGAGTTCGACCTGCTCGTCGCCCTCGCCTCCGCGCCCCGGACGGTGCTGACGCGCGAGCGCCTGCTCGCGGAGGTGTGGGACTGGGTCGACGCCAGCGGGACCCGCACGGTCGACTCGCACGTCAAGGCGCTGCGACGCAAGCTCGGCGCCGACCTCATCCGGACCGTGCACGGCGTGGGCTACGCCTTCGAGCCGGACGACGGCACGCAGGGGCCCGACGACCGGTCTGATGGCCAGTCCGACGACCTGGTCGACGACGACGGCACGGACGAGGCGGCCGGACCGGTCGGGTGA
- a CDS encoding HAMP domain-containing sensor histidine kinase, with protein MRAERRPRLDVRPLDRLRSIKIKLGVLVAITVTLAVLVTWFGLYNHLGPRWTLPIAVVVSLVGTQFLARGMTSPLREMTYAAQAMASGDYSQRVRATSRDEVGQLASAFNTMAEDLEHADVLRRELVANVSHELRTPVTALQAQLENIVDGVSEADPATMQAALAQTERLGRLVTYLLDLSRLEAGDVGLEVVDVPLRDFLQEAAEAATLVGAAKGLTFPVKVTPPDLTVPADAERLHQVVANLLHNAVRHSPRDDEVRLEASRHGHSVRIDVVDHGPGIAADQRRRVFERFVRGNSPAVTGQGSTGGTGLGLAIVRWAVDLHGGTIEIADSPDGCTMRVTLPARRSA; from the coding sequence ATGCGAGCCGAGCGGCGTCCACGGCTGGACGTGCGCCCGCTGGACAGGCTGCGCTCGATCAAGATCAAGCTGGGCGTGCTCGTCGCGATCACCGTGACCCTCGCCGTCCTCGTCACCTGGTTCGGGCTGTACAACCACCTCGGGCCGCGCTGGACCCTGCCCATCGCGGTGGTCGTCTCGTTGGTGGGCACCCAGTTCCTCGCGCGCGGCATGACCTCGCCGCTGCGGGAGATGACCTACGCGGCGCAGGCGATGGCCTCCGGCGACTACAGCCAGCGGGTGCGTGCCACGAGCCGTGACGAGGTCGGGCAGCTCGCCTCGGCCTTCAACACCATGGCCGAGGACCTCGAGCACGCCGACGTCCTGCGACGTGAGCTCGTCGCGAACGTCTCGCACGAGCTGCGCACGCCGGTCACGGCGCTGCAGGCCCAGCTGGAGAACATCGTCGACGGGGTGAGCGAGGCCGACCCGGCGACCATGCAGGCGGCGCTTGCGCAGACCGAGCGGCTCGGCCGCCTCGTGACCTACCTGCTCGACCTGTCCCGGCTCGAGGCCGGCGACGTCGGACTCGAGGTCGTCGACGTCCCCCTGCGCGACTTCCTGCAGGAGGCCGCCGAGGCCGCCACGCTGGTCGGCGCGGCCAAGGGGCTGACCTTCCCCGTCAAGGTGACCCCGCCCGATCTGACGGTTCCGGCGGACGCCGAGCGGCTCCACCAGGTCGTCGCGAACCTGCTGCACAACGCCGTGCGGCACTCCCCGCGGGACGACGAGGTCCGGCTCGAGGCGTCCCGGCACGGGCACTCCGTGCGGATCGACGTCGTCGACCACGGCCCCGGCATCGCGGCCGACCAGCGCCGACGGGTCTTCGAGCGCTTCGTGCGGGGCAACTCCCCGGCGGTCACCGGTCAGGGCTCGACGGGCGGCACGGGTCTCGGCCTCGCGATCGTGCGCTGGGCGGTCGACCTGCACGGCGGCACGATCGAGATCGCCGACTCCCCTGACGGGTGCACGATGCGCGTCACGCTGCCGGCCCGTCGGTCGGCCTGA
- a CDS encoding ABC transporter ATP-binding protein has protein sequence MASTPQPPPAGLRGGTDGTVVIDHLSKRFGPVRAVDDLSFSVAPGRVTGFLGPNGAGKTTTLRMLLGLVRPTSGSATIGGLAYGQIPRPARTVGAALEAASFHPGRSALDHLRVYAPQVGVPDARVREVLQLVGLDAVADRRVGGFSLGMRQRLALAATLLGDPAVLLLDEPANGLDPEGIRWLRELLRALAAQGRTVLVSSHVLSEVEQTVDDVVIIARGRLVHASSLAGLAGLARPRVHVVSPDPSALAALVERAGWAPVGSSTSGRLELVDVRAATVGAAAFAAGVELHELSEVDVGLEGIFLELVGEAGPVPTGAVGDTQGRHRGEAPR, from the coding sequence ATGGCATCGACGCCGCAGCCCCCGCCGGCAGGTCTGCGGGGCGGCACCGACGGGACCGTCGTGATCGACCACCTGAGCAAGCGGTTCGGTCCGGTGCGTGCGGTCGACGACCTGTCGTTCTCCGTGGCTCCCGGCCGGGTCACCGGCTTCCTCGGCCCGAACGGTGCGGGCAAGACCACGACCCTGCGCATGCTGCTCGGCCTGGTGCGGCCCACGTCCGGCAGCGCGACGATCGGCGGCCTCGCGTACGGGCAGATCCCCCGACCGGCCAGGACGGTCGGAGCAGCGCTCGAGGCGGCCAGCTTCCATCCCGGCCGCAGCGCGCTCGACCACCTGCGCGTCTACGCCCCGCAGGTCGGCGTCCCGGACGCCCGCGTGCGTGAGGTCCTGCAGCTCGTCGGCCTGGACGCGGTCGCCGACCGCCGGGTCGGCGGGTTCTCGCTCGGCATGCGGCAGCGTCTGGCGCTGGCCGCGACGCTGCTCGGCGACCCGGCCGTCCTGCTGCTCGACGAGCCCGCCAACGGCCTGGACCCCGAGGGCATCCGCTGGTTGCGCGAGCTGCTGCGTGCCCTGGCCGCCCAGGGGCGCACGGTGCTCGTGTCGAGCCACGTGCTCTCGGAGGTCGAGCAGACGGTCGACGACGTGGTGATCATCGCCCGCGGGCGGCTCGTGCACGCCTCCTCGTTGGCCGGCCTGGCGGGCCTGGCCCGACCCCGGGTGCACGTGGTCTCCCCGGACCCGTCCGCTCTCGCCGCCCTCGTCGAGCGAGCCGGGTGGGCGCCGGTCGGCTCGTCGACGTCCGGGCGGCTGGAGCTCGTGGACGTGCGGGCGGCGACCGTGGGTGCGGCCGCGTTCGCGGCGGGCGTCGAGCTGCACGAGCTGTCGGAGGTGGACGTCGGCCTGGAGGGCATCTTCCTCGAGCTGGTCGGCGAGGCCGGGCCGGTGCCGACCGGTGCCGTCGGCGACACCCAGGGTCGTCACCGCGGGGAGGCCCCGCGATGA
- a CDS encoding ABC transporter permease — protein MRAAVRTEYRKVVSTRLWWILLIAMAVYMAFLAGVMAWALTAGSTTTTGPDGGQEDLVLSAEAVVRTVYTIAVSFGYVFPLVVGALSVSSEYRHQTITPTFLAEPRRTVVLLAKLVAGAVLGVLFGAVGTAATVAAGAGVLTALGEPTMLDLASTWRTLGLSVLALAVWSLLGVAFGLVLTNQVAVVVVLLAFTQFVEPVLRFVLALTSWGGGVAAYLPGAAGEAISGGSFYAETGLSELLPWWQGLLVLLGYTVVLAVVGRVTTFRKDVT, from the coding sequence ATGAGGGCTGCCGTGCGCACCGAGTACCGCAAGGTCGTCTCCACGCGCCTGTGGTGGATCCTGCTGATCGCGATGGCCGTGTACATGGCGTTCCTCGCCGGGGTGATGGCGTGGGCGCTGACCGCCGGCTCCACGACGACCACCGGGCCGGACGGTGGCCAGGAGGACCTCGTGCTCAGCGCCGAGGCGGTCGTCCGGACGGTCTACACGATCGCCGTGTCCTTCGGGTACGTGTTCCCGCTGGTCGTCGGCGCGTTGTCGGTCTCGTCGGAGTACCGGCACCAGACGATCACGCCCACCTTCCTCGCCGAGCCCCGCCGCACGGTCGTCCTGCTGGCCAAGCTGGTCGCAGGTGCCGTGCTCGGCGTGCTGTTCGGCGCGGTCGGCACCGCTGCGACCGTGGCTGCCGGTGCCGGGGTGCTCACCGCCCTGGGTGAGCCGACGATGCTGGACCTGGCCTCCACGTGGCGCACGCTCGGCCTGTCGGTCCTCGCGCTGGCCGTGTGGTCGCTGCTCGGTGTCGCTTTCGGGCTGGTGCTCACCAACCAGGTGGCGGTCGTGGTCGTGCTCCTGGCCTTCACGCAGTTCGTCGAGCCCGTGCTGCGCTTCGTGCTGGCCCTCACCTCCTGGGGCGGCGGGGTGGCCGCCTATCTTCCGGGCGCGGCCGGTGAGGCGATCTCCGGCGGCTCGTTCTACGCCGAGACCGGCCTGTCCGAGCTTCTGCCGTGGTGGCAGGGGCTCCTGGTGCTGCTCGGCTACACCGTGGTGCTCGCTGTCGTGGGTCGGGTCACGACCTTCCGCAAGGACGTCACGTGA